One Rhodothermus sp. genomic region harbors:
- a CDS encoding ATP-binding protein, translating to MTRFRHLPNRWSISVRLTLWYVITLVVLLGLFAAFSYVTFHMARHRDFDQHLIHETRQLMPFVRERSGVPVFVALDTLRSVAYQTDGIYGTYVRLLRPDGQVIYESPNFARHDPLPVRVQPVQDVQVYSHRWEGKPARTRYTPLFREDGRLFGWLEVTGFEWSLHRELHHLGLVLGVGIVLSVLLAAAGGYWLARRALQPVALLTATARQMGADNLEARLPIPNGVQDELTELAETFNDLLARLADSLERERRFTDNAAHELLTPLSALRSELEVALRRPRQAAYYREVLEEALRDVERMTETVRGLLHLARLERTDAHERARPTDLVERCQSRLKDWQHRLERAGLRFETVLPESAWVCVVPEYLDEVIDNLLSNACKYTPPGGRVRLEVHRLNGQIRLRVSDSGIGFAPEEAAHLFDRFYRGRSAEGKPGSGLGLAIVRAIMEASGGSVRAWSPGPGKGSTFEVYWPACPVPVL from the coding sequence ATGACGCGGTTTCGTCACCTACCGAATCGCTGGTCTATCTCTGTCCGCCTGACGCTCTGGTATGTGATCACGTTGGTGGTGCTGCTGGGGCTATTTGCCGCCTTCAGCTATGTGACCTTTCATATGGCCCGGCATCGGGACTTCGACCAGCATCTGATTCATGAGACGCGCCAGCTTATGCCGTTTGTACGGGAACGGTCGGGAGTTCCCGTTTTTGTAGCGCTCGACACGCTGCGCTCGGTGGCATATCAGACGGATGGAATCTATGGCACCTATGTGCGTCTATTACGCCCTGACGGTCAGGTCATTTATGAGAGTCCTAACTTTGCCCGGCATGATCCGTTGCCCGTGCGCGTGCAGCCTGTTCAGGACGTGCAGGTCTACAGTCACAGGTGGGAAGGGAAACCTGCGCGTACGCGCTATACGCCACTCTTTCGTGAAGACGGTCGTCTGTTTGGCTGGCTGGAGGTGACCGGCTTTGAGTGGTCGTTGCACCGGGAGTTGCATCATCTGGGGCTGGTGCTGGGCGTGGGCATTGTGCTGAGTGTGTTGTTAGCGGCTGCCGGGGGATACTGGCTGGCCCGCCGAGCCCTGCAGCCAGTAGCGCTGCTGACGGCCACAGCCCGACAGATGGGCGCCGATAACCTGGAGGCGCGGCTGCCCATTCCCAACGGCGTGCAGGACGAACTGACGGAGCTGGCCGAGACCTTCAATGATCTGCTGGCGCGGCTGGCCGATTCGCTGGAGCGTGAACGGCGCTTTACAGACAATGCCGCCCATGAGCTACTCACGCCCCTTTCGGCGCTGCGTAGCGAGCTGGAAGTGGCTCTACGGCGTCCCCGACAGGCTGCCTACTACCGTGAAGTGCTGGAAGAGGCATTGCGCGACGTTGAGCGCATGACGGAGACGGTCCGTGGTCTGCTGCATCTGGCCCGCCTGGAACGCACCGACGCGCATGAGCGCGCGCGTCCCACAGACCTGGTTGAACGCTGCCAGTCTCGCCTGAAAGACTGGCAACACCGATTGGAACGGGCAGGGCTGCGTTTTGAAACCGTCTTGCCCGAAAGTGCCTGGGTCTGTGTAGTACCGGAATACCTGGATGAAGTGATTGATAATCTCCTGTCGAACGCCTGCAAGTATACACCACCAGGCGGACGGGTGCGTCTGGAGGTGCATCGGTTGAACGGCCAGATTCGTCTGCGCGTCTCAGATAGCGGAATAGGCTTTGCCCCGGAAGAAGCAGCGCATCTCTTTGATCGCTTCTACCGGGGACGCTCGGCAGAAGGAAAGCCAGGATCAGGGCTCGGACTGGCCATCGTGCGCGCTATTATGGAAGCCAGTGGCGGCTCGGTGCGGGCCTGGAGTCCAGGGCCTGGCAAAGGCAGCACATTTGAAGTATACTGGCCCGCCTGTCCGGTTCCGGTGCTGTAA